One window of the Anomalospiza imberbis isolate Cuckoo-Finch-1a 21T00152 chromosome 12, ASM3175350v1, whole genome shotgun sequence genome contains the following:
- the B3GNT9 gene encoding UDP-GlcNAc:betaGal beta-1,3-N-acetylglucosaminyltransferase 9 gives MRVRLKGDVICTLFLLVALCSLLYSQLEHLVPAGKKEPAQNKLRVAPKVFSDPRAPQRLMPAEATAPRPQVTPAMRQLEVAKTRVQTTTPPPLTDSAFNFKLYLLNKDNRNFNLLINQPRKCRKTPGGPFLLIAIKSVVEDFDRREIVRKTWGREGLVNGEQIQRVFLLGTPKNRTVLATWETLMHQESQTYRDILLWDFMDTFFNLTLKEIHFLSWAAEFCHNVKFIFKGDADVFVNVENIVDFLKRHNPTEDLFVGDIIYNARPIRVQKSKYYIPETMYGLSIYPAYAGGGGFLLSSCTMRKLSRACREVELFPIDDVFLGMCLQRINLKPILHEGFKTFGIVKPSAAPHLQTFDPCFYKDLMVVHSLKVAEIWLMWNLLHSPRLSCTQKKQVKKPFQWKKKAQITTPASPLR, from the coding sequence ATGAGAGTTCGCCTCAAAGGGGATGTGATCTGTACCCTCTTCTTGCTGGTGGCGCTTTGTTCTTTGCTCTACTCCCAGCTGGAACATTTAGTCCCGGCAGGAAAGAAGGAGCCAGCACAGAACAAGCTTCGAGTAGCACCAAAAGTATTCTCTGATCCCAGAGCACCTCAGAGGCTGATGCCAGCAGAGGCAACTGCACCCAGACCCCAAGTTACCCCGGCCATGAGACAACTAGAAGTGGCCAAAACCAGGGTCCAAACTACAACTCCACCCCCGCTGACTGATTCTGCCTTCAACTTCAAGCTCTATCTCCTAAACAAGGATAACAGGAACTTCAATCTCCTCATTAACCAGCCCAGGAAATGCCGAAAAACACCCGGAGGTCCCTTCCTGCTCATTGCTATCAAATCAGTAGTTGAAGACTTTGACAGGCGTGAGATTGTCCGGAAAacttggggcagggagggtttggtgAATGGGGAGCAGATCCAGCGAGTGTTCCTCCTGGGAACACCAAAGAATAGGACAGTGCTGGCAACATGGGAGACCCTGATGCACCAGGAGAGTCAGACATACCGGGACATTTTACTCTGGGACTTCATGGACACTTTCTTCAACCTGACCCTGAAGGAGATCCACTTcctgagctgggctgctgaaTTCTGCCATAatgtgaaatttatttttaaaggtgaCGCTGATGTTTTTGTCAATGTTGAGAACATTGTTGATTTCCTCAAGAGACACAATCCCACTGAAGACCTCTTTGTTGGGGACATCATCTACAATGCCCGTCCCATCCGTGTCCAGAAGAGCAAATACTACATCCCAGAGACCATGTATGGGCTGAGCATCTACCCCGCCTATGCTGGGGGAGGAGGCTTCTTGCTGTCCAGCTGCACCATGAGGAAGCTCTCTAGGGCTTGCAGAGAGGTGGAGCTGTTCCCCATTGATGATGTCTTTTTGGGCATGTGTTTACAGAGAATCAACCTCAAGCCCATTTTACACGAAGGATTCAAGACCTTTGGCATTGTTAAGCCTTCTGCTGCCCCACACCTACAGACGTTTGATCCCTGTTTTTACAAAGATCTCATGGTAGTTCATAGCCTGAAAGTCGCTGAGATCTGGCTGATGTGGAACCTGCTCCACAGCCCACGGCTTTCCTGTACTCAGAAGAAGCAGGTGAAGAAGCCTTTCCAATGGAAGAAGAAAGCTCAGATAACAACACCAGCATCACCCCTCAGATAA